TTTGTAACGTTTGGTAAGACAGGAGCTATAAGATGTCCAGAATAGGAAAAAAGCCGGTTCAGCTTCCAGATAAGGTTCAGATCACCCTTGATGGCGATTCCATCAATGTCAAAGGGCCTAAAGGCAGTCTTGACCGCAAGCTGCATCCGGCAGTTAATATTGAAATTGATAACCAGGTATTGAATGTATCCACAGACACTTCTGATAAAAAGAAAGTCGCTCTTCAGGGGCTTTTCAGATCTCTTATTTTCAATATGGTACATGGTGTTACCCAAGGTTATGAGAAAAAATTGATACTTTCCGGCATTGGGTATAGGGCTGAGGCCAAAGGAAAAAATTTGGTGTTGTCTGTTGGATATTCAAACCCAGTAGATTTTGCCCTGCCTGATGGTGTAACGGCAGCTGTGGACAAAAACGTTGAAGTTACCCTTAGCTGCATAGATAAAGAGCTTTTGGGTCAGGCCGCAGCAAATATTAGAGCTATTAGACCTCCCGAGCCTTATAAAGGCAAAGGCATAATGTATGCTGACGAAAGAATTATCAGAAAAGCAGGTAAGACTGCTGGTAAAGATTAAAAGGTGGGGAATATAGATTATGGCAAATACATCACCAAGGCTGGTTGCACGGCTTAAAAGAAAAAAACGGATTAGAAAAAATATATTTGGCAATCAGGAACGTCCCCGACTTAGCGTTTTTAGAACAGCCAAGCATATTTA
This window of the uncultured Desulfobacter sp. genome carries:
- the rplF gene encoding 50S ribosomal protein L6, with product MSRIGKKPVQLPDKVQITLDGDSINVKGPKGSLDRKLHPAVNIEIDNQVLNVSTDTSDKKKVALQGLFRSLIFNMVHGVTQGYEKKLILSGIGYRAEAKGKNLVLSVGYSNPVDFALPDGVTAAVDKNVEVTLSCIDKELLGQAAANIRAIRPPEPYKGKGIMYADERIIRKAGKTAGKD